A window of the Plasmodium vivax chromosome 12, whole genome shotgun sequence genome harbors these coding sequences:
- a CDS encoding ATP-dependent metalloprotease, putative (encoded by transcript PVX_117215A), translating into MLLLRNAVVVHLKRSHMLYVGNLANVKCILNNKRCFSLLKNERLDRLKREIRYKPNDNFLILQFYKEANVHNPNEVIKHYESNNNIKNESITKEYIKALVYTNKLKYTNLDNIKYDSDPMLYRRLMDDSSHSNDVHNDRSGGYDTGNLHSDSGYANMAQSAHRMEYGDKKKGVHSEIYSLQIDPKKPLKVSVVDGSKKGMWGLLKSTIGFLILVAAASVYLEGVSQNVQKGIGVVNKKIIPVENVKVTFADVKGCDEVKQELEEIIDYLKNSDKFTKIGAKLPKGILLSGEPGTGKTLIARAIAGEANVPFLQASGSEFEEMFVGVGARRIRELFQAAKKHAPCIVFIDEIDAVGSKRSNRDNSAVRMTLNQLLVELDGFEQNEGIVVICATNFPQSLDKALVRPGRLDKTIVVPLPDIKGRYEILKMYSSKIVLSKDVDLHVLSRRTVGMTGADLNNILNIAAIKCSVEGKKAVDMNSIEQAFDRVVVGLQRKSPLNEEEKNITAYHEGGHTLVNFYTKGSDPVHKATIMPRGMSLGVTWKIPISDKYSQKIRDVQSEIDILMGGLVSEEIIFGKNNVTTGCSSDLQRATHIAQSLVMNYGVGINEENISMFLQDKKNISEEMKIKIDKSIQRILLDSYNRAKKVLNQHIDELHRVASALVEYETLTSDEIKLAMQGKHDQIRKNRELKQKEFNLKDSRIS; encoded by the coding sequence ATGCTGCTGCTGCGGAACGCCGTGGTGGTGCACCTGAAGAGGAGCCACATGCTCTATGTGGGAAACCTAGCAAACGTGAAATGCATCCTGAACAACAAAAGGTGCTTTTCCCTCTTGAAAAACGAAAGGCTGGATAGACTAAAGAGGGAAATCCGGTACAAGCCAAATGATAATTTCCTCATATTACAGTTTTATAAGGAGGCAAATGTGCACAACCCTAATGAAGTCATCAAACATTACGAGAGCAACAATAacatcaaaaatgaaagcatCACAAAGGAGTATATAAAAGCGCTAGTGTATACCAATAAATTGAAATACACAAACTTGgataacataaaatatgatagCGACCCTATGCTGTATAGACGATTGATGGATGACTCGAGTCATTCAAATGATGTCCATAACGACCGTTCGGGTGGGTATGATACGGGGAATTTACACTCAGATTCTGGCTATGCGAACATGGCTCAGTCAGCCCACAGAATGGAATatggagataaaaaaaaaggggtgcatAGTGAAATTTATAGTTTACAGATAGACCCCAAGAAGCCTTTAAAAGTGTCTGTAGTGGatggaagtaaaaaaggCATGTGGGGTTTGCTCAAGTCAACCATCGGGTTTCTAATCCTCGTGGCGGCGGCAAGTGTATACCTGGAGGGAGTATCCCAGAATGTCCAAAAAGGTATAGGAGTagtaaataagaaaataattccggtggaaaatgtgaaagtgACCTTTGCAGATGTAAAAGGGTGTGATGAAGTGAAACAAGAACTTGAAGAAATAAttgattatttaaaaaattcggataaatttacaaaaataggTGCCAAGTTACCCAAGGGGATACTCCTGTCCGGCGAACCGGGCACAGGAAAAACCTTAATCGCTAGAGCCAtagcgggggaagcgaatGTCCCCTTCCTCCAAGCATCAGGCTCcgaatttgaagaaatgtTCGTAGGAGTTGGTGCCAGAAGGATAAGAGAGCTCTTCCAAGCAGCCAAAAAACATGCGCCATGTATCGTTTTTATCGACGAAATTGATGCAGTTGGATCGAAAAGAAGCAACCGAGATAATAGTGCTGTCAGAATGACGCTAAACCAGTTGCTAGTCGAATTGGACGGGTTTGAACAGAACGAAGGGATAGTAGTCATCTGTGCAACAAACTTCCCACAAAGTTTGGACAAAGCGTTGGTAAGACCAGGAAGGTTAGACAAAACGATTGTAGTGCCTTTGCCAGATATAAAGGGTAGgtatgaaattttaaaaatgtatagcaGCAAAATTGTGCTGTCCAAAGATGTCGATTTGCATGTCTTATCGAGAAGAACCGTTGGGATGACAGGAGCAGATTTGAATAACATACTAAACATAGCCGCTATTAAATGCTCCgtggaaggaaagaaagcgGTTGATATGAATTCAATTGAACAGGCATTTGATAGAGTCGTTGTGGGATTGCAAAGAAAATCTCCCCTAaatgaggaagagaaaaatattacagCTTATCACGAAGGTGGTCATACGttagttaatttttacacaaaaggTTCGGACCCTGTCCATAAGGCAACCATTATGCCTAGGGGCATGTCCCTGGGTGTTACTTGGAAAATCCCAATCAGTGATAAGTACAGCCAAAAAATAAGAGACGTACAAAGCGAAATAGATATCCTCATGGGAGGGTTAGTTTctgaagaaattatttttggcAAGAATAATGTGACCACCGGGTGTTCTAGTGATTTGCAGAGGGCTACTCACATAGCGCAATCTCTTGTTATGAATTATGGGGTAGGAattaatgaagaaaatatatcCATGTTTTTGcaggataaaaaaaacattagtgaagaaatgaaaataaaaattgataaatcCATTCAGAGAATTCTTCTAGATTCTTATAACAGAGCTAAGAAGGTCCTGAATCAACACATTGATGAACTGCACAGGGTTGCTTCTGCCCTCGTAGAGTATGAAACGTTGACGAGTGATGAAATAAAACTAGCTATGCAGGGGAAGCATGATcagataagaaaaaatagagaacTGAAGCAGAAGGAGTTTAACTTGAAGGACAGCCGGATTTCGTAA
- a CDS encoding hypothetical protein (encoded by transcript PVX_117220A), translated as MPFPCHKHFVDDLEYIKSKNIAEIFEGLLGYVYFEKPQNVVESLIGELKKLEKKNNVKKVFDAEDIKAVYNFLNLQNEKCISREKCILGLSQFVLNNKQREFMESAKISSDVDLEVFTSYAEKIINM; from the exons ATGCCCTTTCCGTGCCATAAACATTTTGTAGACGACCTTGAATACATCAAGAGCAAAAATATAGCCGAAATATTTGAG GGACTCCTTGGATACGTTTATTTCGAAAAGCCGCAAAACGTGGTGGAGTCATTGATTGGAgagttgaaaaaattagaaaagaAG AATAACGTGAAAAAAGTGTTCGATGCGGAAGATATAAAGGCAGTgtacaactttttaaatttacaaaatgagaAATGTATATCTAGGGAAAAGTGCATTCTAG GCCTGAGCCAATTCGTGCTGAACAACAAACAGAGGGAGTTTATGGAAAGTGCAAAAATCTCCAGCGATGTCGACCTAGAAGTGTTCACTTCCTACGc tgaaaaaatcattaatatgtaa
- a CDS encoding vacuolar ATP synthase subunit d, putative (encoded by transcript PVX_117225A), whose amino-acid sequence MELCLYNSKNGYLEALLRGFRSSFLTPEEYKKLTEVDTLEDLKSVLEDTDYGSFMMDEPSPIAVTTIAQKCKEKMAHEFNYIRAQAEEPLRTFLDYIAKEKMIDNVISLIQGTLNKKPAEELLSRVDPLGYFPQMKAITSMDVQNSHDDVLKVLLIETPIGTYFDKYISANASNEKNNVTTILNEMDIEILRNTLKKAWLEDFYDFIRKLGGKTEEVMGHILKSVADFRVLSVTLNTINSSLSLELQKDRNDMFPCFGYLYPEGTDRIRKCWNNETVQAALENYPTYYNLYEECKQFYIKNENMQENKIVDHKIKSLEDLLYVKLVKLCETAFDQHCHFGIFYAWVKLKEQEIRNIVWISDMILMNRKDCIDSIIPIFEPQI is encoded by the coding sequence ATGGAATTGTGCCTGTATAACTCTAAAAACGGCTACTTGGAAGCCTTGTTGAGAGGATTCCGCAGCAGTTTTTTAACCCCagaggaatataaaaaactgaCGGAGGTGGACACGCTGGAAGATTTGAAATCCGTTTTAGAAGACACAGACTATGGATCGTTCATGATGGATGAACCATCACCCATTGCAGTCACAACCATTGCGCAGAAatgtaaggaaaaaatggcccacgaatttaattatataagaGCACAGGCAGAAGAACCGCTGAGAACATTCCTAGACTACAtcgcaaaggagaaaatgatTGACAATGTAATAAGTTTGATACAGGGCACGTTGAATAAGAAGCCAGCGGAGGAATTGCTATCAAGAGTGGACCCCTTGGGATATTTTCCACAAATGAAAGCTATCACCTCCATGGATGTGCAGAACTCTCATGATGATGTTTTGAAGGTGCTTCTCATAGAAACACCCATAGGAACTTATTTCGACAAGTACATCTCCGCAAACGCGTCGAACGAAAAGAACAACGTAACAACTATTCTGAACGAAATGGATATTgaaattttaagaaacaCGTTGAAGAAGGCGTGGCTGGAAGATTTTTACGATTTCATAAGAAAGTTAGGCGGAAAGACGGAGGAAGTCATGGGCCACATACTAAAAAGCGTTGCAGACTTTCGAGTGTTATCAGTTACATTAAATACAATTAATTCTAGCCTAAGTTTGGAGCTGCAAAAAGATAGAAATGATATGTTCCCATGTTTTGGCTACCTGTACCCAGAAGGAACAGACAGAATTAGAAAATGCTGGAATAATGAAACGGTTCAGGCTGCCTTGGAAAACTATCCAACGTACTATAACTTGTATGAAGAATGTAAAcagttttatataaaaaatgaaaatatgcaagaaaataaaattgttgaCCATAAGATAAAGTCTCTGGAAGATTTGCTCTACGTTAAGCTTGTGAAATTGTGTGAGACGGCATTTGATCAGCATTGCCATTTTGGGATTTTCTATGCCTGGGTAAAGTTAAAAGAGCAAGAAATTAGAAACATTGTCTGGATCTCAGACATGATTTTGATGAATAGGAAGGACTGCATCGATAGTATCATCCCCATATTTGAGCCGCAAATTTAG